A window of the Helianthus annuus cultivar XRQ/B chromosome 4, HanXRQr2.0-SUNRISE, whole genome shotgun sequence genome harbors these coding sequences:
- the LOC110933540 gene encoding uncharacterized protein LOC110933540 → MTVMQKYKYPKIFSSKTHQIPLIEFVYPYILDHFNDENFFHQRAILAPKNDVVQEINDRLLSVFPEEEKQYLSSDSICPTEMVNENLDDSLCSPNILNGIKASGLPNHRLVLKVGVPVMLLRNIDQKSGLCNGTRLKAVYLGQRVIQVEIISGSHIGDRHYIPRITLIPRGKKNFTLRYKEDNPRLRYLLQ, encoded by the coding sequence ATGACGGTGATGCAAAAATACAAATACCCGAAGATCTTCTCATCAAAGACTCATCAGATCCCATTAATAGAGTTTGTATATCCGTATATTCTAGATCATTTCAATGATGAAAATTTCTTCCATCAAAGAGCAATCCTGGCTCCAAAAAATGATGTTGTTCAAGAAATTAACGACCGGTTGCTCTCAGTTTTTCCTGAAGAAGAAAAGCAATATCTAAGTTCAGATAGTATATGTCCAACAGAAATGGTTAATGAGAATTTAGATGACAGTTTATGCTCACCGAATATTCTTAATGGAATTAAAGCTTCAGGTTTGCCCAACCATAGGTTAGTGTTGAAGGTAGGTGTTCCGGTTATGCTTCTTAGAAATATTGATCAAAAAAGTGGACTGTGTAACGGAACTCGATTAAAGGCGGTCTATTTGGGTCAGCGTGTTATACAGGTAGAGATTATATCCGGAAGTCACATTGGAGATCGTCATTATATTCCTAGAATTACATTGATACCTAGAGGCAAAAAAAACTTCACATTAAGGTACAAAGAAGACAATCCACGCTTGCGGTATCTTTTGCAATGA